In Vibrio neptunius, the following are encoded in one genomic region:
- the rtcR gene encoding RNA repair transcriptional activator RtcR — MSKRTVAISLIGTQLDFVGKRVDRWARWRPNVSLCSQQDLLVDELHMLHDNHSYRLANNVAVDIESVSPKTKVTLHSINFSDPWDFEEVYAKLFDWCQQQEFDTDNNDYLFHITTGTHVVQICSYLLTESRHFPGRLIQTSPDHNNNNKSIGRVQIIDLDLSKYDQLATRFDVEHQEGKEFLKGGIETLNTGFNRLITQLEKVAIRSEDPMLLTGPTGAGKSQLATRIYQLKKRRAMLSGALVSVNCATLKGENAMAALFGHTKGAFTGAQKSRDGFLLTANDGVLFLDEIGELGLEEQAMLLHAIENKTFHPVGSDSPVQSDFQLIAGTNRDLKLEIEKGTFREDLLARINLWTYQLPALKDRKEDIPANVDYEIDLYAQKSGQRVQFNKEAKHAFISFATSNEALWVGNFRDLSSAITRLCTLADSSRISVDDVKDEIERLKRAWYPTRQQSKLTHVEACLSVAEVEQLDQFDANQLNFVLSVCRRHSSMASAGRELFNVSRTLKAQTNDSSRLQKYLAKFGLKWADL; from the coding sequence ATGAGTAAGAGAACAGTGGCGATAAGTCTTATTGGAACTCAATTGGATTTTGTTGGTAAAAGAGTGGACCGATGGGCAAGGTGGCGGCCCAATGTGAGTTTGTGCAGTCAGCAAGACTTGCTGGTCGATGAGCTACACATGCTGCATGATAACCACAGCTATCGCTTGGCAAATAACGTCGCTGTAGACATCGAATCTGTGTCTCCAAAAACCAAGGTGACACTGCATTCGATTAACTTTTCCGATCCGTGGGATTTTGAGGAAGTCTACGCCAAGCTTTTTGATTGGTGCCAACAACAAGAATTCGATACTGATAACAACGACTACCTTTTTCATATCACAACCGGAACACACGTTGTTCAAATTTGTAGTTATTTACTTACCGAGAGTCGTCACTTTCCAGGGCGTTTAATTCAAACCTCTCCTGATCACAACAATAACAACAAGTCGATTGGACGTGTGCAAATCATAGACCTTGATTTGTCGAAATATGACCAATTGGCGACCCGTTTTGATGTCGAACATCAAGAAGGCAAAGAGTTTCTTAAAGGGGGCATTGAAACACTTAATACAGGGTTTAACCGATTAATTACTCAGTTAGAAAAGGTCGCGATACGTTCTGAAGACCCCATGCTATTAACGGGCCCAACCGGAGCAGGCAAAAGCCAATTGGCGACTCGCATCTACCAACTGAAAAAGAGACGTGCAATGCTTTCTGGCGCTTTGGTATCCGTAAACTGTGCGACGCTAAAAGGCGAAAATGCTATGGCGGCCTTATTTGGTCATACCAAAGGTGCATTCACTGGCGCTCAAAAATCACGAGATGGTTTTTTGCTTACAGCCAATGATGGCGTTTTGTTCTTAGATGAGATTGGTGAGCTGGGCCTCGAAGAGCAAGCCATGCTACTGCATGCGATTGAAAATAAAACATTTCATCCGGTAGGGAGTGATAGCCCTGTACAGAGTGATTTTCAGTTGATTGCGGGTACCAATCGAGATCTCAAGCTCGAAATTGAAAAAGGCACGTTTAGGGAAGATTTGTTAGCGCGTATCAATCTTTGGACTTATCAGCTTCCTGCATTAAAAGACAGGAAAGAGGATATTCCTGCCAACGTTGATTATGAAATTGATTTGTACGCGCAAAAATCAGGACAACGGGTGCAGTTTAACAAAGAGGCGAAGCATGCTTTTATCAGTTTCGCTACGTCCAACGAAGCGTTATGGGTTGGAAACTTTCGAGACTTAAGTTCAGCGATCACAAGGCTTTGCACCTTAGCAGACTCTTCGAGAATTTCTGTTGACGATGTAAAAGATGAAATTGAACGACTAAAGCGCGCTTGGTATCCCACTCGTCAGCAATCTAAGCTCACGCACGTAGAAGCGTGTTTGTCGGTTGCTGAGGTGGAACAACTGGACCAATTTGATGCCAACCAGTTAAATTTTGTGTTGTCTGTATGTCGCCGGCACAGCAGCATGGCTTCTGCTGGTAGGGAGTTGTTTAATGTGAGCCGAACATTGAAAGCTCAAACTAACGACTCAAGTCGGTTGCAGAAATATTTAGCTAAGTTCGGATTGAAATGGGCTGACCTATAG
- a CDS encoding HAD family hydrolase → MYDTVIFDYGNTLCEMGSLSGSLKAVLKSQYADQIGDLIEQSIQDLYVPEQEVQPNWIDVWQKAFNEYKLEFDQSIGLKHLNHFVDSGRLYQYSIPLLEALHNQGTKLILLSNVTGSTEVFQRDLMNRGLAKYFDSIIWSSEIGFRKPSRQAFDIALESVGSLAKNSIMVGDSEIADIRGAQLAGISTMLISELKNAESRASHVVNHANIQEQLMLLTHMSLLPVNG, encoded by the coding sequence ATGTACGATACAGTGATTTTTGATTACGGAAATACCTTGTGTGAAATGGGTAGCCTTTCAGGCTCGTTGAAAGCTGTTCTTAAATCGCAGTATGCTGATCAAATTGGTGATTTGATAGAGCAAAGTATTCAAGACCTGTATGTACCCGAACAAGAGGTGCAACCAAATTGGATTGATGTATGGCAAAAGGCATTTAATGAGTACAAACTAGAATTTGACCAATCGATTGGTTTAAAACATTTGAATCACTTTGTAGATAGCGGTCGTCTTTATCAATATTCAATCCCGCTACTTGAAGCCCTTCATAACCAGGGAACAAAACTCATATTACTGTCTAATGTAACGGGTAGTACAGAAGTGTTTCAACGTGACTTAATGAACCGAGGACTAGCTAAATATTTCGATAGCATAATTTGGTCTTCAGAAATTGGTTTTAGGAAACCTAGCCGTCAGGCTTTTGATATTGCATTAGAAAGTGTAGGAAGTTTGGCGAAAAATAGCATTATGGTTGGGGATAGTGAAATTGCCGATATTCGTGGAGCTCAATTAGCAGGTATTTCTACAATGCTTATTTCAGAGCTTAAAAACGCAGAAAGTAGAGCAAGTCACGTGGTTAATCATGCGAATATTCAGGAACAACTAATGCTCCTAACACATATGAGCCTTCTGCCTGTCAATGGGTAG
- a CDS encoding GNAT family N-acetyltransferase yields the protein MSSADLPALYDIYTDKEVVNNNRYLPDIKREEFDSMFNDSQLNFVAVESDGELLGHLAIHSTPKPRLKHSASFGIAVAKTSRGNGVGRFLMEYLLSYCDEQLNLTRLELEVHANNVAALALYKSFGFEVEGIKRKAVFVEDYLIDIVIMSRVRT from the coding sequence ATGAGTTCAGCTGACTTGCCCGCTTTGTATGATATTTACACTGACAAAGAGGTTGTGAACAACAATCGCTACTTGCCTGACATCAAAAGGGAAGAGTTCGACTCAATGTTCAATGACAGCCAGCTTAATTTTGTCGCGGTTGAAAGTGATGGAGAACTCTTGGGTCATTTGGCTATTCACTCCACGCCTAAGCCGAGGTTAAAGCACTCTGCATCTTTTGGTATTGCGGTCGCCAAAACTTCCCGAGGAAACGGAGTGGGTCGTTTCTTAATGGAATATTTGCTGTCGTATTGTGATGAGCAGCTAAACTTGACGCGTTTAGAGTTAGAGGTGCATGCAAACAACGTTGCTGCGTTGGCTCTTTATAAATCCTTTGGCTTTGAAGTTGAGGGTATAAAACGCAAGGCTGTGTTTGTTGAAGATTATCTAATAGACATCGTTATCATGTCGAGAGTACGGACATAA
- a CDS encoding LysE family translocator has translation MDFNSLLLFIVACLAINMIPGPDVIYIVSNTMRGKLKTGFMAAMGLGVGYFIHTLAASLGLSAIILSSAVAFSVVKWLGAAYLVYLGIQSLLSMWRGDSKIVISETVVNEKNVFVQGVIVSVLNPKVALFFLSFLPQFIDASTGSTSMQLLAFGLLFSVLATMCNVLYASVGSWVFSRPNSQRYSRTLEGVSGVLLIGLASKVAISDR, from the coding sequence ATGGACTTTAACTCGTTACTACTATTTATCGTTGCCTGTCTGGCTATCAATATGATTCCGGGTCCAGACGTTATCTATATTGTTTCCAACACAATGAGAGGTAAGCTGAAAACAGGGTTTATGGCGGCAATGGGGCTTGGTGTTGGCTACTTTATTCATACATTGGCAGCGTCATTAGGACTCTCTGCGATCATCCTGAGCTCTGCGGTCGCTTTTAGCGTAGTAAAATGGCTAGGTGCAGCATATCTAGTTTACTTGGGTATTCAATCGTTACTCTCTATGTGGCGCGGGGATAGCAAAATAGTGATAAGCGAAACCGTTGTAAACGAAAAAAATGTTTTTGTGCAGGGTGTTATCGTTAGCGTGTTGAATCCTAAAGTAGCGCTGTTCTTCCTCTCATTCCTACCTCAATTTATTGACGCATCAACAGGTTCGACTTCAATGCAGTTGTTGGCGTTTGGTTTGTTATTTAGTGTATTGGCGACCATGTGTAATGTTCTCTATGCATCAGTGGGTAGTTGGGTCTTCAGTCGCCCGAATTCTCAGCGTTACTCTCGAACGCTTGAGGGTGTTTCAGGAGTTTTGCTTATCGGACTGGCAAGTAAAGTCGCAATCAGCGACCGCTAG